In Henckelia pumila isolate YLH828 unplaced genomic scaffold, ASM3356847v2 CTG_461:::fragment_4:::debris, whole genome shotgun sequence, the sequence cgacgatagcatatctaagacggattgagaaaagatcgtcATTGGAcatgtttttcaatttttgaagattttcgaaaaatatGAGTTTTTGGGGAAATGAATTTCGAGATTTGTGTATTGATATGAGGATGGTATTGAGTTAATATGATTGTATATATGAGGTTTAAGTTGTTGGTTTTGCCGGTTTTGCTACCGTTATGCCATCGGTTCGAAAATGATCAAGTTTGAGTCTAGATTTATTGAGCTGGACATTGTTGAGTTGATTCTGATGTTTATAGATTGTTATAATTCATTTTCATATTTGGTTGAATATTGATCGCACTCGAGAAGTTCCAGCTTCGAACCGGGAAAGATTTGATCAAGGTTTGTGAGTTTTATACCTTGAGGATTGAGTTgtgtttgagcagattttgataagAACTTGTATATATATTGTAACTTGTGGATTAAGCTAGTTTGTTATCAAGAATAAGGTATGATTAGATGATTTTTGAATTGGAGAACAACGTCGAGACGAGTTTGCCTTCTCGATCACTTAAATCACACAATTTTTCTATCTtacatgtttatttgttttgaTATGCATTGTTTGAGTTTTATAACATATTTGTTAAGCCTTGTATGAGGTGATTGTGTATAGTGTCATCTCATGGTGCATGTTGAGCCTAATATTTCTTCTAGCCTTTCCAGGATATCGTTGATGTGCTAAAGCTTCGATATCAAGTATCAGTGATGAGATTTTAGCATTGATACTTATACTCCAGTTATAGCATCAGTGATGAGTTATATCCTGATGTTGAGTTGGTGTGTTTTAGCATTTAAACTGTTTTCttatattgagccttgattcttCATGCCTTTTGTTTTTTTGCCTTGCATTTTCCAGTTGTTTCTTATATGTGAAATGCATGGATGTTGTCATATGTGATTCATATATGTTTCGTTGTTTCATACTAAGTTTTATACTTACTGGTTTGTCTggatgttgctttgtttttgtgtgtgcattgAAACAGGTGATTCAGGGCCGAGTCATAGGAGGCCATGAGCTTTGGGAAGAAGTTTAGACGTGGTATTCCGGgttgtgttgatgcatgttgTTGAAAACTTCTAGTTGAAACATGTTGAGTTTGTGTTGTATCCAACTCTTGTATTGTTTAGCTTTTGCATAGTCTAGAATTTTATAGATTATGGAGTTTTGATGTTGGATCATGTTTTGGGTAGGTTTGTATATTGTTGTTGATGGATATCTTGAAAATTATGTTGTTGGTATCATTTTTTTTCAGCAAACACACAAAAGAGCAGGAAAAGAGGGCTGGAAACAGcacagggctcgctcgagcgcatctttgcgcgctcgagcgcgcctgTGTAATTTTTGGACAAAAcggcgctcgctcgagcgcaggtttatgcgctcgagcgaggcattGGTCCTTAAATAAAATTTCCTTTTGGCGACGTGAGTTCGGGTCGCCGAATGTAAGGTTTCgcgtcgccaaatgttctgTAGTTTTTTTTATGTATGTTGCACCTGAGCTCCCAcattttttggtatcagagcttaagttgTCTTGAGTAGACATTAGAaattgagcggggtagattgagtcgcattaattcattattcatgagattaatgcattgtttgattatgtgaattTGATGCGATTATGTTTCTACCTTTGAAAATTCATGGCTATATGCTAGCATGTTTAGTTTTAGCAATTATGTgccttttttttaaattatgttcTTATGTGTTTATATAAGCTTCCTGCTAAACATGTAAATGGAAAAATGGTGTGAGATGGGATAGGGTAGACTCATGAGTTTAAGGAGAAAAGAAGAGATTCAAGTGAGATTATTTCTAATGTGTTGTATCTCAGTCTATTAGCTATGCCTCTCCGAGCTATGCCTCTTCGAAGTGGTCGTAATGTTCCACAGGTTCCACCAGTAAGAGAAGTACCTTTGATTGAGCAAGTGCCACTTCAAAGAGCGCATAATATTCCACCGGGACCTCCGACTGAGCAAGTAAGTACAGCTGCTGATCCTATGAATACAACTCCTACTCCAATGGAAGTACTGCTGAAACGGATTCAGTCATTCAAGCCACCAACTTTGAAAGGTACTGAGGATTTTGTGGTGTGTGAAAATTGGCACGACGATATTGAGCAACTGTTTGACTCACTTGATTACTCTGATGACTGCTGAATCCGATTGATTGTTCATCAACTTCATGATGTGGCTAAaagttggtggatcatgaccAAGAAAGCTTTGGAAAATCGAGGTACTGCTATTACCTGGACTGTGTTTAAAACTGAATTTTACCAGCGTTTCTTTCCTATGTCATATAGGAAAGACAAGGGAGCGGATTTTGCTACTTTGCAACAGGGCAATATGAATATTGAAGATTACGTGGCTAAGGTCTCGACATTACTCCGATTTGCACCTCATATTGCTAATGATGAGGAAGCAAAAGCTGACCAGTTCATCAATGGTCTGAATCTCGATATCATCACCTTGGTAAATGCTGGGCGACCTAATAATTTTGTAGATGCCCTGAATAAAGCCAAGGGAGCAGAAGATGGTATCATTCATAGGGGAACTTCGTTCATGCCTCAACTTGTACCATAGCCACAACCAAAATCTCAGTCCCAACTTCCACAGCAGCAAAGAAAGTATGAATGAGGTGGTAGTGGTAGCAGTAGCACAAATCATTTTAAGCCTAACGGTAAGCAGTTCAAGAGGACTGGAAGAAGTTTATCTAGTTCTGGTGATTCACTACAATTTGGTTCAGGCCAGAGCTCAGGGTATTCCAGATGGTTTTGCaataagtgtgggggaagacactccaGTGACGAGTGCAAGGGAGTTACTGGGAACTGTAATCTTTGCAATCGGCCAGGAAACTATGCTAGAGTATTTCCAACATGTCGATCTTACACATCACATGGTGTAACTTCTTCTGATAGGAAAGTTGCTTCTGTACATTACTTCTATCCTCCGAGTAGACCAAAACAGAGTAGACAGTGAGAGAGCTAGAGTGTAAGCCAACCTTCTAGACAGGAAGGAAGAGTCTTTGCACttacagaggatcaggctcaagctgCACCTGATAACGTGATTGTAGTTAACTGTGTTATctctggttatcctgcttatgtgttgattgacactggtgcatcgcaTACATTTATAGCTGAGaaatttgttgcattacatGCTTTTCCTGTTGAGCCTTTGCTTTTGTATTTGCTATATCATTGCCTTATTTGTGAGCTTCGTCAGAGGATGTGAATTACAATTTGATGGCAATAAGATTGAGCATGATTTTGTGGTAAATGAGATATCTATTTATGTTTCTTTTAATATAGATATTGATGAGTTAACTAGTACAGTGAAActgtagactgttttcagaaagtagaCAGAATCAGACCAGAAATGACAGTTGAATGGAGATTTTATAGTCTGGGTTCTAGAATTAAGATTCTTTTTATTTGAGTAATATAGATAAAGAGAGGAAAATTAGTACAGTTGAGCCTTTTTCCTTTCGATTATGCTGAAGTTATTAAATCAGACTAGAGATATGATTCTTGAGTTGCTTAATATAGATTGTGGGGTTTTTTTATTCTACCTCAATCGATATTGATTGGCACTCATTTCTTTATTCGTAGAGCCTAATTTGATTTACTCGCTTTGAgttatgagatgcaagtgagttgttttcacttagcagcgCTTGTAGTCCAGAATAATTGATTTTTGATGGCCATGATTGGGAGATTGTTCTCGGTCTTGAGTCATTTCTTTTGATTCTAAGAattattgatcatttgatgGATATGTTCAGCGTATTTTGAatttgttggctcgtaactgatataGAGATTTAGAGTACCATTGAGATTTATGGATTGATTGTGTGATTTGCCAGCACTTGTGAAACAGAAAGAGAGAATAAGATGGGTACTTGATCAATTGATTACGGATTTCTGTGTTTTCTGGATTGAATTTTTAGACAAATGCACAACCAACAAGAATTTTTCAATCGAATATGAGCCAAACTTGCTTAAGAATATTGAAGAAACAAAGAATTTATATCAAAGCATTTCGAATTCAATAGAGAACGTCAGATCAAGACACGAGTTGAAGCATCAGATCAGAGTgtgatggattttgttgtgaataattatatgtttgtgTCAGATGTTTCAGAAATgagatatcagattctgaatgAGACGCGCAACAATAAGTTCAATATCCATTCAATAGGTCTGTTGtcctgtagtagggtgctcaccctacgagtttgtggatggttggatacgtaagtcttgtgtcaggttaccgtgatggttggacacatgtactaatatcaggtcaccattatccactgggtatatgagccacttTCTGAAGTGAAGACGCATCATTCTATATACCCTgtgcccggtctatgagctagtttctttACCTGAGTGTcctggtacccagttcatttgcattcatgcgcatataatagtgtatactcatactctcgtactgagcatgttaggctcacttttgATTGTTTTCTGTTGGGTGGATGCcgtattccatggggcagttgcagatATTCTCCTggggacagggaggttaggtggtgaccatgGCTGgttagcagggttgaccactggTTTTTGCTTAACTGGTATTATTTTTATTCTGCATTTACTCTGATTtagattattgtttaattgcatgcttaagcttcttttgggacatagtattgattttgggttatcctttgtaggattgcaagttggattcaatgacGATAACAGTATCGGaaattggaatagcaggataTCTAGGCTTTTAgaagatcgtcattgccaaggttggcaacagaagttcgtattatgtggatcccagcaggatttAGCTTGAAGATAAGATCCAATTTTGTACTCCAGGCGCTTCTTAGGGTTAAagggaatgtgtgacatgtagtaaTCCATTCTgcgtcgaccaaggaagccaccgctgaagactcttcactagtaattggagagattgtcaggaAAGTCTTGTCTCATataccagataaggaacccaacaatattggaatgATCCGctagattagcaagattttatcTTTAAGATCTTGCGATGAAGAaggtctgctgacatgagtagcagatgaaaaacttcatgttcaagatcagtagataaaatgaaagacttccgcaggaatttaaatattatattgagttttgttataaacagtatttcagttgtaatcagatgtattaaaagATTTCAGTTATTTGATGTACTAAGATTTTGTTGAATTGTACATCTtccagtgtaatcttttgattaagttatgaaTTACATGGTGTAGTAACCcaaattccattttaagataataatatgttaaacatgattaagggttggtaattaatcaatttcggagtgttattggacttcggaagagaatatgggcttttgactttgagccggatcggaaactccgaacccagatcgaaagttccgatcccaaccacttcggaagctcagcggaagcaccgagatcggaagttccgatcctggaatgaaagttccgatctccagctgccagcaatgctcgatgactcagccgcgagttttgacaagtgttgaacgtagagcagatcggaagctccgatcgcccaatcggaagttccgatcctggcgtgtcttgcatgcacgcaatgagctggatcggaagctccgatctcgaaatcggaagttccgatcctggccgggaattttacctataaatagggctcgtttgatttcattttgaaatacgaattctcgagtttctttcttcagttatatattgtgagatatacacttgagggccctatcggttataatagaggttctggaataaccaaggtgtggttatagtcatccgggactagcgactccaaagggataactacgaacgaaggtatggtctgggaatctatttaagttttgggagtacttattagcttagttaaggcttatagaatttatgtagtgatacggtgaacttttgaatataggcttggaacctaggatcctattatacttgaactagcctagaggtacgtacacattgactgagatttccagcgagtatacatgtttatatgttgcatttatttgtcattattatatggcatgatatatgattaatcgctttctatattcatatgtcatgagcatatacacattgagcctataccttgttatacttgactatagagccgctcagctctatactcgatagtctgtcactgagagtaccgcgacggcggaggcatttatgtctgtctactctggtgtactagacgagtgtggttgcacccagaggttgattcgtgcggtggcagcactcatgtggcgccggttctgagcatgacttttcagatgaccctgtaccagtcatcatgttgcatgcattatatatatgtttactcatgtctatgtactgggcgttagcgctcacgtcctagttgttatcttggacaccctattccatggggcaggtcgcaggatggatggagctggtagttcaaggcagaacTAGGGAGCAGGTGCCtttaggattttattatacagcaagATCTGATATagatgtataatgtttactatttaatattttgatttggttgtatcactacagatttaagcctggattatgttattaagctgatatgtaaattatggttttgtttccgcatatttttactctgttaagtatttttctgtattaagattaatgcatgctattagtttccagttagtaggtgattccatgcagggtcactacatttttggtatcagagcatgcttagattttgggattagtacttgggatttagtttagtcttgagtaattcttgcgcatttgggattttaatgtgcaattcttttcaggatatggctgacgagagtcacgacagtgttggccagggaggtggtcatcatcatcgtcgccataatcatgatgatcatcatcgtcatcatgagggtagacgtcgctattctatcaataagttcatgcaagtaggaccgaaacctttggtgtgaggtgagaatcctgaacaggcgagaagttggatgtctaaactcgagagtacttttcgtgctttcgattgtactgaggatcaaaaattggaagttctaaaattcgttctagaggatcgagcacgtttttggtgggatgccaaagctgctcaggcacgtactgagagagaacaggtgacttggggggatttttgTCGGGAGTTccaaaaattgtattttcctccggctgttcgccaagcacgatctatggagttgcttacattgaggcaaggatcaatgactattgatcaatatcagcaacgatttcttgatctgctacctttcagtcctcatatcaatgagagtgatgcgtcaaagtatgatatctttctacaaggtttgaaccaagatatctactcttaggtggtcgtctgtgatgacccggtatcttttgagactttggtgaaccgttgtcatcttgtggagactagcaataggcgggcacagttgatgatgccagcacagcctagtggatcttttgagcctcgagctcaatctgttgtgcaatctggacctacgtcttcttctactcctagtacttcatctggatctcatggttcacgaggtatgttccgtttcggaaagaagaagaaggaggaggagttttgtagtaattgtggagggaagcctcctgcagcttcatgtcggagagctactggtgcttgttatatttgcggtcagcagggacatctgcggagagattgtccttggcgcatgggttctgctagtggatcgggatcacaggttggatctcaggcttctattgttccacgtcagcagccagcaccatagagttcttctggttatcgtccccagactcaagggcaggtgtttgctctatctcaagagcaggctacagagggaagcgatcgcatgttgtcaggtacctttttgttatgtggtattcctgcacttgtattaattgatactggagcatcgtatttctttatttctagtctctttgttaagagacatagattaccttatgtatcattagatatggatttagttgtatctactccgttggagcaagagatagtaactaagcatctagtgatgggttgccttctggagtttgagggtaatgtgttagtagctaatttgatgatattagcgatgacagattttgattgtatcttgagaatagatatgctgactttgtatcacactactgtggattgttatcagcgtctggtacagtttcatccggttgagggtgatagttggtatttttatggtgagggtgcgcgacctccgatgccacttgtttcggctctgaaggcatgtcatgtcttggagtcaggtggggagggctacctcatctatgcagttgatatgttcacgagtagtacgggtattgatcagttaccggttgtcagcgagtttcctgacgtattccctgatgagattcctggttttcctccggtgcgagaggttgaatttggtattgatttagtaccaggaactacgcctatatcccgagcaccttatcgtctggcaccgtcagagatgagggaattaaaacagcagttacaggatctgcttgataagggatatattcatccgagtgtttctccgtggggagcacctgttttgttcgtcaagaagaaggatggatcgatgcaattatgtattgattacgggcagttgaatcatgtcaccatcaagaataagtatcctttaccatggattgatgatctgttcgaccAACtatagggtacttctgtttactcgaagatatatctgagatctggataccatcagatgcgggtacgagactcagatatatctacgactgctttcagggccagatacgggcattatgaatttctggtgatgccattcggtttgacgaatgcaccggcttcttcatgaatctgatgaatcagatatttcgagagtatctggatagatttgtcatcgtcttcattgatgatattcttgtctattctcatgacaaggatgagcatgcacagcatctaaggattgttttacagacgttacgagataagcagctgtatgcgaaattgagcaagtgtgaattctggcttgatcgggtagtgtttctcggtcatgtgatttctaatgaaggaatatctgttgatcctagtaagatagaggcagtgctgaactggtctcttccgacgacggttgctgagattcgtagtttcttgggtctagctggatattaccgttggttcatcgagaattttgcacagttggcaaggcctttgacacagcttacacggaaagatgttgccttcatatggtccttggattgtgaggagtcatttcacgagctgcgtagacgttttactactgcacctgtgctagctctaccttctggatcaggaggttatgttgtctatactgatgcctttggtcaggggttaggatgtgttttgacacagcatggacatgttattgcctatgcttctcgacagttgaagacgcatgagagtaattatccagtacatgatctcgagttagccgccattgtatttgcgctcaagatttggaggcattatctttatggcgagaaatttgagatattcaaggatcacaagagtctgaaatatttattcactcaggcggagatgaatatgcgacagagacgctggatggatcttctgaaggattatgattgtgaaatcaaatatcatccaggttctgttaatcttactgctgatgccttgagtcggcaggtgagactttctgcacttcagactagtgaagtatctcatatgattcaagagtgctgttcattgagttttacgctcaagcacaagaaagggagaaatgggattcgattgtatactattctatctgagccagcattgtattctcggatcagagatgctcagatatctgatgttaagactcagcgtttggcacgtctagccaatggagttaatacatctggattccattttcaggaagatgatttattgtgcttatctaatcgagtggttgtacatAATGATGCAGAGCTCAGGaataatattctttctcaagcttaCAAGAGTCGATTATCAAttcatcctggtagcatgaaaatgtataaggacttgcgaactagattctggtggaaagggatgaagagaagtgtgtatcaatttgtttcaagatgtttggtttgtcaacaggtcaaggctgaacatcgacgaccaggtggattactgcagaatcttgagattcccgaatggaagtgggagcacgtaactatggattttgtcacccacttacctatgacgtcacgtcagtgtgatgctatctgggtcgttgttgaccatttgacgaaatcagcacactttattccttataaccgggagtattcttatgatcgcatggcacttttatacatccaggagatagtgcgattacatgggattccagtgagcatagtcagtgatagagacccgcgatttacctcacgtttttggggtagttttcaggaggcattgggtaccactctgagtttgagcactgcatatcatacGTAGattgacgggcagtcagagcagacgattcgtacgctggaggatatgctacgttcttctgtcatggattttggcttatcttggcaggatcagttacctttgatcgaatttgcctacaataacagttatcataatagtattgatatggcaccttttgacgcattgtacggtcgatggtgtcgtactccgttattctgggatgaagtcggggaacgacaagtcgagggtcctgaattggtgcagcagattgtagacaaggtagatttgatcaagcataggatcaaagttgctcaagatagacaagccagttatgctaatattcgccgcatgccacttcagtttgagcctgtgaatatgtgtttctccgagtatc encodes:
- the LOC140872408 gene encoding uncharacterized protein, with protein sequence MTKKALENRGTAITWTVFKTEFYQRFFPMSYRKDKGADFATLQQGNMNIEDYVAKVSTLLRFAPHIANDEEAKADQFINGLNLDIITLVNAGRPNNFVDALNKAKGAEDGQSSGYSRWFCNKCGGRHSSDECKGVTGNCNLCNRPGNYARVFPTCRSYTSHGVTSSDRKVASEGRVFALTEDQAQAAPDNVIVVNCVISGYPAYVLIDTGASHTFIAEKFVALHAFPVEPLLLYLLYHCLICELRQRM